One part of the Cottoperca gobio chromosome 14, fCotGob3.1, whole genome shotgun sequence genome encodes these proteins:
- the cpeb4b gene encoding cytoplasmic polyadenylation element-binding protein 4 isoform X2 encodes MNTLESSLIDIMRAEQDTLKGRLGFPHPGGDNPLPLNGHSSLFPMEDGFPDDERSDQGLAGLGSPHCFPHQNGERVERYSRKVFVGGLPPDIDEDEITASFRRFGHLFVDWPHKAESKSYFPPKGYAFLLFQDESSVQALIDACIEEDGKLYLCVSSPTIKDKPVQIRPWNLNDSDFVMDGSQPLDPRKTIFVGGVPRPLRAVELAMIMDRLYGGVCYAGIDTDPELKYPKGAGRVAFSNQQSYIAAISARFVQLQHGEIDKRVEVKPYVLDDQLCDECQGTRCGGKFAPFFCANVTCLQYYCEYCWAAIHSRAGREFHKPLVKEGGDRPRHISFRWN; translated from the exons ATGAACACGCTTGAGAGCTCCCTGATCGACATCATGAGGGCCGAGCAGGACACCCTGAAAG GTCGTCTGGGGTTCCCACATCCAGGTGGAGACAACCCTCTGCCCCTCAATG gccactcctctctcttccccatGGAGGATGGTTTCCCTGATGATGAGCGCAGCGATCAGGGTCTCGCAGGCCTGGGCTCTCCACACTGCTTCCCACACCAGAACGGAGAGCGTGTTGAACGCTACTCACGCAAGGTCTTTGTGGGAGGACTGCCCCCGGACATAGATGAAG ATGAGATAACAGCCAGTTTCCGGCGTTTTGGACACCTGTTTGTGGACTGGCCTCACAAAGCGGAGAGCAAATCCTATTTTCCACCCAAAG GCTACGCCTTCCTGCTGTTCCAGGATGAGAGCTCAGTGCAGGCTTTGATCGACGCCTGCATCGAAGAGGACGGCAAGCTGTACCTCTGTGTGTCCAGCCCCACCATCAAAGACAAGCCG GTCCAGATCCGCCCGTGGAACTTGAATGACAGCGATTTTGTGATGGATGGATCTCAGCCTCTGGACCCGAGGAAAACCATCTTTGTGGGAGGTGTCCCTCGTCCGCTCCGTGCAG TGGAGCTGGCTATGATCATGGACCGCCTGTATGGCGGGGTTTGTTACGCTGGCATCGACACAGATCCTGAGCTGAAGTACCCCAAGGGAGCAGGGCGGGTCGCCTTCTCTAATCAGCAGAGCTACATTGCTGCTATCAGCGCTCGCTTTGTACAGCTGCAGCACGGAGAAATCGACAAACGG GTGGAAGTGAAGCCATACGTGCTGGATGACCAGCTGTGCGATGAGTGCCAGGGAACTCGCTGCGGCGGGAAGTTTGCACCGTTCTTCTGCGCCAACGTCACCTGTCTGCAGTACTACTGCGAGTACTGCTGGGCGGCCATCCACTCGCGCGCCGGACGGGAGTTTCACAAACCCCTGGTGAAGGAAGGAGGCGACCGACCCCGTCACATCTCCTTCCGCTGGAACTGA
- the cpeb4b gene encoding cytoplasmic polyadenylation element-binding protein 4 isoform X1, producing the protein MNTLESSLIDIMRAEQDTLKGRLGFPHPGGDNPLPLNARNYSRRRGHSSLFPMEDGFPDDERSDQGLAGLGSPHCFPHQNGERVERYSRKVFVGGLPPDIDEDEITASFRRFGHLFVDWPHKAESKSYFPPKGYAFLLFQDESSVQALIDACIEEDGKLYLCVSSPTIKDKPVQIRPWNLNDSDFVMDGSQPLDPRKTIFVGGVPRPLRAVELAMIMDRLYGGVCYAGIDTDPELKYPKGAGRVAFSNQQSYIAAISARFVQLQHGEIDKRVEVKPYVLDDQLCDECQGTRCGGKFAPFFCANVTCLQYYCEYCWAAIHSRAGREFHKPLVKEGGDRPRHISFRWN; encoded by the exons ATGAACACGCTTGAGAGCTCCCTGATCGACATCATGAGGGCCGAGCAGGACACCCTGAAAG GTCGTCTGGGGTTCCCACATCCAGGTGGAGACAACCCTCTGCCCCTCAATG CCAGGAATTATAGCAGGAGACGag gccactcctctctcttccccatGGAGGATGGTTTCCCTGATGATGAGCGCAGCGATCAGGGTCTCGCAGGCCTGGGCTCTCCACACTGCTTCCCACACCAGAACGGAGAGCGTGTTGAACGCTACTCACGCAAGGTCTTTGTGGGAGGACTGCCCCCGGACATAGATGAAG ATGAGATAACAGCCAGTTTCCGGCGTTTTGGACACCTGTTTGTGGACTGGCCTCACAAAGCGGAGAGCAAATCCTATTTTCCACCCAAAG GCTACGCCTTCCTGCTGTTCCAGGATGAGAGCTCAGTGCAGGCTTTGATCGACGCCTGCATCGAAGAGGACGGCAAGCTGTACCTCTGTGTGTCCAGCCCCACCATCAAAGACAAGCCG GTCCAGATCCGCCCGTGGAACTTGAATGACAGCGATTTTGTGATGGATGGATCTCAGCCTCTGGACCCGAGGAAAACCATCTTTGTGGGAGGTGTCCCTCGTCCGCTCCGTGCAG TGGAGCTGGCTATGATCATGGACCGCCTGTATGGCGGGGTTTGTTACGCTGGCATCGACACAGATCCTGAGCTGAAGTACCCCAAGGGAGCAGGGCGGGTCGCCTTCTCTAATCAGCAGAGCTACATTGCTGCTATCAGCGCTCGCTTTGTACAGCTGCAGCACGGAGAAATCGACAAACGG GTGGAAGTGAAGCCATACGTGCTGGATGACCAGCTGTGCGATGAGTGCCAGGGAACTCGCTGCGGCGGGAAGTTTGCACCGTTCTTCTGCGCCAACGTCACCTGTCTGCAGTACTACTGCGAGTACTGCTGGGCGGCCATCCACTCGCGCGCCGGACGGGAGTTTCACAAACCCCTGGTGAAGGAAGGAGGCGACCGACCCCGTCACATCTCCTTCCGCTGGAACTGA